Proteins encoded in a region of the Streptomyces sp. NBC_00258 genome:
- a CDS encoding aspartate carbamoyltransferase catalytic subunit, whose translation MQRHLISAADLTRDDAVLILDTAEEMARVADRPIKKLPTLRGRTVVNLFFEDSTRTRISFEAAEKRLSADVINFTAKGSSVSKGESLKDTAQTLEAMGVDAVVIRHGASGAPYRLATSGWIDAAVINAGDGTHQHPTQALLDAFTMRRRLVGRDAGLGQDLAGKRITLVGDILHSRVARSNVDLLHTLGAEVTLVAPPTLVPVGVESWPCEVSYDLDSTLSKSDAVMLLRVQRERMNAAFFPTEREYSRRYGLDGDRMAKMPEHAIVMHPGPMVRGMEITAEVADSGRCTAIEQVANGVSIRMAVLYLLLGGNEPAVTHTRTEEK comes from the coding sequence ATGCAGCGTCATCTCATCTCGGCCGCCGACCTCACCCGCGACGACGCCGTCCTGATCCTCGACACCGCCGAGGAGATGGCCCGGGTCGCCGACCGGCCGATCAAGAAACTGCCGACCCTGCGCGGCCGGACCGTCGTCAACCTCTTCTTCGAGGACTCCACCCGGACGAGGATCTCGTTCGAGGCCGCGGAGAAGCGTCTCTCCGCGGACGTGATCAACTTCACCGCCAAGGGATCAAGCGTCTCCAAGGGCGAGTCCCTGAAGGACACCGCGCAGACCCTCGAAGCCATGGGCGTCGACGCCGTCGTCATCCGGCACGGCGCCTCCGGAGCCCCGTACCGGCTCGCCACCTCCGGCTGGATCGACGCCGCCGTCATCAACGCGGGAGACGGCACCCACCAGCACCCCACGCAGGCCCTGCTCGACGCCTTCACCATGCGCCGCCGGCTCGTCGGCCGGGACGCGGGCCTCGGTCAGGACCTGGCAGGCAAGCGCATCACGCTCGTCGGCGACATCCTGCACAGCCGGGTCGCCCGCTCGAACGTCGACCTGCTGCACACCCTCGGCGCCGAGGTCACCCTCGTGGCCCCGCCGACCCTGGTGCCCGTCGGCGTCGAGTCCTGGCCCTGCGAGGTCTCGTACGACCTGGACAGCACGCTCTCCAAGTCCGACGCCGTGATGCTGCTGCGTGTGCAGCGCGAGCGGATGAACGCGGCGTTCTTCCCGACCGAGCGCGAGTACTCGCGGCGCTACGGGCTCGACGGCGACCGGATGGCGAAGATGCCCGAGCACGCCATCGTGATGCACCCCGGGCCGATGGTCCGCGGCATGGAGATCACCGCCGAGGTCGCCGACTCCGGGCGCTGCACCGCCATCGAGCAGGTCGCCAACGGCGTCTCGATCCGGATGGCCGTGCTCTACCTGCTTCTCGGCGGCAACGAACCCGCCGTCACCCACACCCGTACCGAGGAGAAGTAA
- a CDS encoding dihydroorotase: MSKILIRGAKVLGGEPQDVLIDGSEIAAVGSGLSAEGSEVVEADGKVLLPGLVDLHTHLREPGREDSETVLTGTRAAASGGYTAVFAMANTFPVADTAGVVEQVYRLGQEHGYCDVQPIGAVTVGLEGKKLAELGAMHESAAGVTVFSDDGKCVDDAVIMRRALEYVKAFGGVVAQHAQEPRLTEGAQMNEGVVSAELGLGGWPAVAEESIIARDVLLAEHVGSRVHICHLSTAGSVEIVRWAKSRGIDVTAEVTPHHLLLTDELVRSYNPVYKVNPPLRTERDVMALREALADGTIDIVATDHAPHPHEDKDCEWAAAAMGMVGLETALSVVQQTMVETGLLDWAGVADRMSFKPAGIGRAQGHGRPVSAGEPANLVLVDTAYRGAVDPAGFASRSRNTPYEGRELPGRVTHTWLRGRATLVDGKLA, from the coding sequence ATGAGCAAGATCCTTATCCGTGGTGCGAAGGTGCTCGGCGGCGAGCCGCAGGACGTCCTGATCGACGGTTCCGAGATCGCGGCCGTGGGCAGCGGCCTGTCGGCCGAGGGCTCCGAGGTCGTCGAGGCCGACGGCAAGGTGCTCCTGCCGGGGCTCGTGGACCTGCACACCCATCTGCGCGAGCCCGGCCGTGAGGACTCCGAGACGGTCCTGACCGGTACGCGCGCGGCGGCGAGCGGCGGCTACACCGCCGTGTTCGCCATGGCCAACACCTTCCCGGTCGCCGACACCGCCGGTGTCGTCGAGCAGGTCTACCGGCTGGGCCAGGAGCACGGCTACTGCGACGTGCAGCCCATCGGCGCCGTCACCGTCGGCCTGGAGGGCAAGAAGCTCGCCGAGCTGGGCGCGATGCACGAGTCGGCCGCCGGCGTCACGGTCTTCTCCGACGACGGCAAGTGCGTCGACGACGCCGTGATCATGCGGCGGGCCCTCGAATACGTGAAGGCCTTCGGCGGGGTCGTCGCCCAGCACGCGCAGGAGCCCCGGCTCACCGAGGGCGCCCAGATGAACGAGGGCGTCGTCTCCGCCGAGCTGGGACTCGGCGGCTGGCCCGCGGTCGCCGAGGAATCGATCATCGCCCGGGACGTCCTGCTCGCCGAGCACGTCGGATCGCGCGTGCACATCTGCCACCTGTCGACCGCCGGATCGGTGGAGATCGTGCGCTGGGCCAAGTCCCGCGGCATCGACGTCACCGCCGAGGTCACCCCGCACCACCTCCTCCTCACCGACGAGCTGGTGCGCTCGTACAACCCCGTCTACAAGGTCAACCCGCCGCTGCGCACCGAGCGCGACGTCATGGCCCTGCGCGAGGCGCTCGCCGACGGCACGATCGACATCGTCGCCACCGACCACGCCCCGCACCCGCACGAGGACAAGGACTGCGAGTGGGCCGCGGCCGCCATGGGCATGGTGGGCCTGGAGACCGCGCTGTCCGTCGTCCAGCAGACGATGGTCGAGACCGGGCTGCTCGACTGGGCCGGCGTCGCCGACCGCATGTCGTTCAAGCCCGCCGGTATCGGGCGGGCGCAGGGCCACGGCCGTCCCGTCTCGGCAGGCGAGCCCGCCAACCTCGTCCTCGTCGACACGGCATACCGTGGAGCCGTGGACCCCGCGGGCTTCGCTTCGCGCAGCCGCAACACTCCGTACGAGGGTCGTGAGCTGCCGGGCCGTGTCACGCACACGTGGCTCCGGGGCAGGGCCACGCTCGTCGACGGGAAGCTCGCGTGA
- a CDS encoding PH-like domain-containing protein, producing MTSLTPIAAQITADIAAEQKSAEVTDWAARIGWLVGLVLFIALVYWLMREGWKWRGALQGDLPELHTAPEEPGEARLTVLSMSGRYHGSTTAGQWLDRIVAHGLGTRSRAEVTLTDAGLDVVRPGAADFFVPVAQLREARLDKGIAGKVLTEGGLLVVTWEHGDRLIDSGFRSDHAAEHNEWVDTLNNMINTSDKSDKTEGAR from the coding sequence GTGACATCACTCACCCCCATTGCAGCGCAGATCACAGCGGACATCGCCGCGGAACAGAAGTCCGCGGAAGTGACCGACTGGGCCGCCCGGATCGGCTGGCTCGTCGGCCTCGTGCTGTTCATCGCGCTCGTCTACTGGCTGATGCGCGAGGGCTGGAAGTGGCGCGGCGCACTCCAGGGCGACCTTCCCGAGCTGCACACCGCGCCGGAAGAGCCCGGTGAGGCGAGACTGACTGTGCTTTCGATGAGTGGCCGCTACCACGGCTCCACCACCGCCGGGCAGTGGCTCGACCGCATCGTGGCGCACGGCCTGGGCACCCGCAGCCGGGCCGAGGTCACGCTGACGGACGCGGGCCTCGATGTCGTACGCCCCGGAGCGGCCGACTTCTTCGTGCCGGTCGCCCAACTGCGTGAGGCCCGGCTCGACAAGGGCATCGCGGGCAAGGTCCTCACCGAGGGCGGGCTCCTCGTCGTCACCTGGGAGCACGGCGACCGGCTGATCGACTCGGGCTTCCGCTCCGACCACGCGGCCGAGCACAACGAGTGGGTCGACACCCTGAACAACATGATCAACACGAGCGACAAGAGCGACAAGACGGAAGGCGCACGATGA
- the carA gene encoding glutamine-hydrolyzing carbamoyl-phosphate synthase small subunit, with amino-acid sequence MTTSIQGTASQRRKAAPAVLVLEDGRTFRGRAYGAVGVTFGEAVFSTGMTGYQETLTDPSYHRQVVVMTAPHVGNTGVNDDDPESKRIWVAGYVVRDPARVPSNWRSRRSLDEELVQQGVVGISGIDTRALTRHLRERGAMRVGIFSGNALPDEGTMLAEVRQAPEMKGASLYEEVATKETYVVPAIGPDGEAVSIGAAKYTVAAVDLGIKGMTPHRMAERGIEVHVLPATATAEDIYAIEPDGVFFSNGPGDPEQAEHPVSLMRAVLERKTPLFGICFGNQILGRALGFGTYKLKYGHRGINQPVQDRTTGKVEVTAHNHGFAVDAPLDKVSETPYGRAEVSHVCLNDQVVEGLQLLDQPAFSVQYHPEAAAGPHDAAYLFDRFVELMEGQRA; translated from the coding sequence ATGACGACCTCCATCCAGGGAACCGCCTCACAGAGGCGAAAGGCGGCTCCCGCCGTACTCGTCCTGGAGGACGGCCGGACCTTCCGCGGCCGCGCCTACGGGGCCGTGGGGGTGACCTTCGGCGAAGCGGTGTTCTCCACCGGCATGACCGGCTACCAGGAGACCCTCACCGACCCGTCGTACCACCGCCAGGTCGTCGTGATGACCGCCCCGCACGTCGGCAACACCGGCGTCAACGACGACGACCCCGAGTCGAAGCGCATCTGGGTCGCCGGTTACGTCGTACGGGACCCCGCGCGCGTGCCCTCCAACTGGCGCTCCCGGCGCTCGCTGGACGAGGAGCTCGTCCAGCAGGGCGTCGTGGGCATCAGCGGGATCGACACCCGCGCGCTCACCCGCCATCTGCGCGAGCGCGGCGCCATGCGCGTCGGCATCTTCTCCGGCAACGCGCTGCCCGACGAGGGCACCATGCTCGCCGAGGTGCGCCAGGCCCCCGAGATGAAGGGCGCCAGCCTCTACGAGGAAGTGGCCACCAAGGAGACGTACGTCGTCCCCGCGATCGGCCCCGACGGCGAAGCCGTTTCGATCGGTGCCGCGAAGTACACCGTCGCCGCGGTGGACCTCGGCATCAAGGGCATGACCCCGCACCGCATGGCCGAGCGCGGCATCGAGGTGCACGTGCTGCCCGCCACAGCGACGGCCGAGGACATCTACGCGATCGAGCCGGACGGCGTGTTCTTCTCCAACGGCCCCGGTGACCCGGAGCAGGCCGAGCACCCCGTCTCCCTGATGCGTGCCGTGCTGGAACGGAAGACACCGCTCTTCGGCATCTGCTTCGGCAACCAGATCCTCGGCCGCGCCCTCGGCTTCGGCACGTACAAGCTGAAGTACGGTCACCGGGGCATCAACCAGCCCGTGCAGGACCGTACGACCGGCAAGGTCGAGGTCACCGCGCACAACCACGGCTTCGCCGTCGACGCGCCGCTCGACAAGGTCTCCGAGACCCCCTACGGGCGTGCCGAGGTCTCGCACGTCTGCCTGAACGACCAGGTCGTCGAGGGGCTGCAGCTGCTCGACCAGCCGGCGTTCAGCGTCCAGTACCACCCCGAGGCGGCGGCGGGCCCGCACGACGCGGCCTACCTGTTCGACCGCTTCGTAGAGCTCATGGAGGGCCAGCGTGCCTAA
- the carB gene encoding carbamoyl-phosphate synthase large subunit, which yields MPKRTDIQSVLVIGSGPIVIGQAAEFDYSGTQACRVLKAEGLRVILVNSNPATIMTDPEIADATYVEPITPEFVEKIIAKERPDTLLPTLGGQTALNTAISMHEQGVLEKYGVELIGANVEAINKGEDRDLFKDVVEAVREKIGHGESARSVICHSMDDVIQGVETLGGYPVVVRPSFTMGGAGSGFAHDEEELRRIAGQGLTLSPTTEVLLEESILGWKEYELELMRDKNDNVVVVCSIENFDPMGVHTGDSITVAPAMTLTDREYQRLRDIGIAIIREVGVDTGGCNIQFAVNPDDGRIIVIEMNPRVSRSSALASKATGFPIAKIAAKLAVGYTLDEIPNDITEKTPASFEPTLDYVVVKAPRFAFEKFPSADSTLTTTMKSVGEAMAIGRNFTEALQKALRSLEKKGSQFTFVGEPGDKAELLAEAIRPTDGRINSVMQAVRAGATPEEVFDATKIDPWFVDQLFLIKEIADELAAADKLDPELLAEAKRHGFSDVQIGEIRGLREDVVREVRHALGVRPVYKTVDTCAAEFAAKTPYFYSSYDEESEVAPREKPAVIILGSGPNRIGQGIEFDYSCVHASFALSDAGYETVMVNCNPETVSTDYDTSDRLYFEPLTLEDVLEIVHAETLAGPIAGVIVQLGGQTPLGLSQALKDNGVPVVGTPPEAIHAAEDRGAFGQVLAEAGLPAPKHGTATTFAGAKAIADEIGYPVLVRPSYVLGGRGMEIVYDETRLASYIEESTEISPSRPVLVDRFLDDAIEIDVDALYDGHELYLGGVMEHIEEAGIHSGDSACALPPITLGGFDIKRLRASTEAIAKGVGVRGLINIQFAMAGDILYVLEANPRASRTVPFTSKATAVPLAKAAARISLGATVAELRAEGLLPAVGDGGELPLDAPISVKEAVMPWSRFRDIHGRGVDTILGPEMRSTGEVMGIDSVFGTAYAKSQAGAYGPLPTKGRAFISVANRDKRSMIFPARELVAHGFELLATSGTAEVLKRNGINATVVRKQSEGEGPNGEKTIVQLIHEGEVDLIVNTPYGTGGRLDGYDIRTAAVARSVPCLTTVQALAAAVQGIDALNHGDVGVRSLQEHAEHLTAARD from the coding sequence GTGCCTAAGCGCACCGATATCCAGTCCGTCCTGGTCATCGGCTCCGGCCCGATCGTCATCGGCCAGGCCGCCGAGTTCGACTACTCCGGCACCCAGGCCTGCCGCGTCCTCAAGGCTGAGGGCCTGCGGGTCATCCTCGTCAACTCCAACCCGGCGACGATCATGACCGACCCGGAGATCGCCGACGCGACGTACGTCGAGCCGATCACCCCGGAGTTCGTCGAGAAGATCATCGCCAAGGAGCGGCCGGACACCCTGCTGCCGACGCTCGGCGGGCAGACCGCCCTCAACACCGCGATCTCCATGCACGAGCAGGGAGTGCTGGAGAAGTACGGTGTCGAGCTGATCGGCGCCAACGTCGAGGCGATCAACAAGGGCGAGGACCGCGACCTCTTCAAGGACGTCGTCGAGGCCGTCCGCGAGAAGATCGGGCACGGCGAGTCCGCCCGCTCGGTCATCTGCCACTCCATGGACGACGTCATCCAGGGCGTCGAGACGCTCGGCGGCTACCCCGTCGTCGTCCGGCCCTCCTTCACCATGGGCGGCGCCGGCTCCGGCTTCGCGCACGACGAGGAGGAGCTGCGCCGCATCGCGGGGCAGGGCCTCACGCTCTCGCCGACCACCGAGGTGCTCCTGGAGGAGTCCATCCTCGGCTGGAAGGAGTACGAGCTGGAGCTGATGCGCGACAAGAACGACAACGTCGTGGTCGTCTGCTCCATCGAGAACTTCGACCCCATGGGCGTGCACACCGGCGACTCGATCACCGTGGCGCCCGCGATGACGCTGACCGACCGCGAGTACCAGCGCCTGCGCGACATCGGCATCGCGATCATCCGCGAGGTCGGCGTCGACACCGGCGGCTGCAACATCCAGTTCGCGGTGAACCCGGACGACGGCCGCATCATCGTCATCGAGATGAACCCGCGGGTCTCGCGTTCCTCGGCCCTGGCCTCCAAGGCGACCGGCTTCCCTATCGCCAAGATCGCCGCCAAGCTGGCCGTCGGCTACACCCTCGACGAGATCCCGAACGACATCACGGAGAAGACGCCGGCGTCCTTCGAGCCCACGCTCGACTACGTGGTCGTCAAGGCCCCGCGGTTCGCCTTCGAGAAGTTCCCGTCCGCCGACTCCACGCTGACCACGACCATGAAGTCGGTCGGCGAGGCCATGGCGATCGGCCGCAACTTCACCGAGGCGCTGCAGAAGGCGCTGCGGTCGCTGGAGAAGAAGGGCAGCCAGTTCACCTTCGTCGGCGAGCCCGGCGACAAGGCCGAGCTGCTGGCCGAGGCGATCCGGCCGACCGACGGGCGCATCAACTCCGTCATGCAGGCCGTCCGCGCGGGCGCCACGCCCGAGGAGGTCTTCGACGCCACGAAGATCGATCCGTGGTTCGTGGACCAGCTGTTCCTGATCAAGGAGATCGCGGACGAGCTGGCCGCCGCCGACAAGCTGGACCCGGAGCTGCTCGCCGAGGCCAAGCGCCACGGCTTCTCCGACGTACAGATCGGCGAGATCCGCGGCCTGCGCGAGGACGTCGTGCGCGAGGTGCGGCACGCGCTGGGCGTACGCCCGGTCTACAAGACGGTCGACACCTGCGCCGCCGAGTTCGCCGCCAAGACGCCGTACTTCTACTCCTCGTACGACGAGGAGTCGGAGGTCGCCCCGCGCGAGAAGCCCGCGGTGATCATCCTCGGCTCCGGGCCGAACCGCATCGGCCAGGGCATCGAGTTCGACTACTCCTGCGTCCACGCTTCCTTCGCGCTGAGCGACGCGGGCTACGAGACCGTGATGGTCAACTGCAATCCCGAGACCGTCTCCACGGACTACGACACCTCCGACCGGCTGTACTTCGAGCCGCTCACCCTGGAGGACGTGCTGGAGATCGTCCACGCGGAGACGCTCGCCGGACCGATCGCCGGCGTCATCGTCCAGCTCGGCGGACAGACTCCGCTGGGTCTCTCGCAGGCGCTCAAGGACAACGGCGTGCCGGTCGTGGGCACCCCGCCCGAGGCGATCCACGCCGCCGAGGACCGCGGCGCCTTCGGCCAGGTCCTCGCGGAGGCCGGGCTGCCCGCGCCGAAGCACGGCACCGCCACGACGTTCGCCGGGGCCAAGGCCATCGCCGACGAGATCGGCTACCCCGTCCTCGTCCGGCCGTCGTACGTGCTCGGCGGGCGCGGCATGGAGATCGTGTACGACGAGACGCGGCTGGCCTCGTACATCGAGGAGTCGACCGAGATCAGCCCGTCCCGGCCGGTCCTGGTCGACCGCTTCCTGGACGACGCGATCGAGATCGACGTGGACGCGCTGTACGACGGCCACGAGCTGTACCTCGGCGGTGTCATGGAGCACATCGAGGAGGCCGGCATCCACTCCGGCGACTCGGCGTGCGCGCTGCCCCCGATCACGCTCGGCGGCTTCGACATCAAGCGCCTGAGGGCCTCGACGGAGGCCATCGCGAAGGGTGTCGGGGTCCGCGGACTGATCAACATCCAGTTCGCGATGGCGGGCGACATCCTGTACGTCCTCGAAGCCAACCCGCGTGCCTCGCGCACCGTCCCCTTCACCTCGAAGGCGACCGCGGTGCCGCTGGCGAAGGCCGCCGCCCGGATCTCGCTGGGCGCGACCGTCGCCGAACTGCGGGCCGAGGGACTGCTGCCGGCCGTCGGCGACGGCGGCGAACTGCCGCTGGACGCACCGATCTCCGTCAAGGAGGCCGTCATGCCGTGGTCGCGGTTCCGCGACATCCACGGCCGCGGCGTCGACACGATCCTCGGCCCGGAGATGCGCTCCACCGGCGAGGTCATGGGCATCGACTCGGTGTTCGGCACGGCGTATGCCAAGTCCCAGGCGGGCGCGTACGGTCCGCTGCCGACCAAGGGCCGTGCCTTCATCTCGGTCGCCAACCGGGACAAGCGCTCGATGATCTTCCCGGCGCGTGAACTGGTCGCCCACGGCTTCGAGTTGCTCGCCACGTCCGGTACGGCCGAGGTGCTCAAGCGCAACGGCATCAACGCCACCGTCGTGCGCAAGCAGTCCGAGGGCGAGGGCCCGAACGGCGAGAAGACGATCGTCCAGCTCATCCACGAGGGCGAGGTCGACCTCATCGTCAACACGCCGTACGGCACCGGCGGCCGCCTCGACGGCTACGACATCCGTACGGCTGCCGTGGCCCGCTCCGTGCCCTGTCTGACGACGGTCCAGGCGCTCGCCGCGGCCGTCCAGGGCATCGACGCGCTCAACCACGGTGACGTGGGCGTGCGTTCGCTCCAGGAACACGCCGAGCATCTGACCGCGGCCCGCGACTAG
- a CDS encoding quinone-dependent dihydroorotate dehydrogenase, translated as MYKLFFRLVFQRMDPEQAHHLAFRWIRLAVRVPVLRTFVAAVLAPRHKELRTEAFGLRMHGPFGLAAGFDKNAVAIDGMSMLGFDHIEIGTVTGEAQPGNPRKRLFRLVPDRSLINRMGFNNEGSEAVAGRLAARTPVFRTVVGVNIGKTKVVPEAEAAADYVKSTERLAAYADYLVVNVSSPNTPGLRNLQATESLRPLLTAVREAADRTVTTRRVPLLVKIAPDLADEDVDAVADLAVELGLDGIIATNTTIAREGLGLKSEPTLVGETGGLSGAPLKARSLEVLRRLYARVGDRITLVGVGGIENAEDAWQRILAGATLVQGYSAFIYEGPFWGRAIHKGLAARLRTSPHATLADAVGADVRKTTV; from the coding sequence ATGTACAAGCTCTTCTTCCGGCTCGTGTTCCAGCGCATGGACCCCGAGCAGGCCCACCACCTCGCTTTCCGCTGGATCCGGCTCGCCGTCCGTGTCCCCGTCCTGCGGACCTTCGTCGCCGCCGTGCTCGCGCCCCGCCACAAGGAGCTGCGGACCGAGGCGTTCGGGCTGCGGATGCACGGGCCGTTCGGGCTCGCGGCGGGCTTCGACAAGAACGCGGTCGCCATCGACGGGATGTCGATGCTCGGCTTCGACCACATCGAGATCGGCACGGTGACGGGGGAGGCGCAGCCGGGCAACCCCAGGAAACGCCTGTTCCGCCTCGTGCCGGACCGCTCGCTGATCAACCGCATGGGGTTCAACAACGAGGGCTCCGAGGCCGTGGCGGGGCGCCTGGCGGCCCGTACGCCCGTCTTCAGGACCGTCGTGGGCGTCAACATCGGCAAGACCAAGGTGGTTCCGGAGGCCGAGGCCGCCGCCGACTACGTGAAGTCCACCGAACGGCTGGCCGCGTACGCCGACTACCTCGTCGTCAACGTCAGCTCGCCGAACACGCCCGGGCTGCGCAACCTCCAGGCCACCGAGTCGCTGCGGCCGCTGCTGACCGCCGTCCGCGAGGCGGCCGACCGGACGGTGACCACGCGCCGGGTTCCGCTGCTGGTGAAGATCGCGCCCGACCTGGCCGACGAGGACGTCGACGCGGTCGCCGACCTCGCCGTCGAACTCGGCCTGGACGGGATCATCGCCACGAACACCACCATCGCGCGCGAGGGGCTCGGTCTGAAGTCCGAACCCACCCTGGTCGGAGAGACCGGCGGACTCTCGGGCGCCCCGCTGAAGGCGCGCTCCCTGGAGGTGCTGCGCCGCCTCTACGCGCGCGTGGGGGACCGCATCACCCTCGTGGGCGTCGGAGGGATCGAGAACGCCGAGGACGCCTGGCAGCGGATCCTCGCGGGCGCCACGCTCGTCCAGGGCTACAGCGCCTTCATCTACGAGGGCCCCTTCTGGGGCCGTGCCATTCACAAGGGCCTGGCCGCCCGCCTGCGCACCAGCCCGCACGCCACCCTCGCCGACGCGGTCGGCGCCGACGTAAGGAAGACGACGGTATGA
- the pyrF gene encoding orotidine-5'-phosphate decarboxylase, producing MTEPFGSRLRRAMDERGPLCVGIDPHTSLLADWGLNDDIAGLERFSRTVVEALADRVAVLKPQSAFFERFGSRGIAVLEKSVEEARQAGALVVMDAKRGDIGSTMAAYASAFLEKGSPLFSDALTVSPYLGYGSLRPAVDLARESGSGLFVLALTSNPEGGEVQHAVRPEDTALRNVGATMLAHLAEENAGETPMGSFGAVVGATLGDLSSYDLDINGPLLAPGIGAQGATPADLPGVFGAAVHRVVPNVSRGVLRHGPDIGSLRASSDLFAEQIRAAVASA from the coding sequence ATGACTGAGCCCTTCGGATCGCGACTGCGCCGCGCCATGGACGAGCGTGGGCCGCTGTGCGTCGGGATCGACCCGCACACCTCCCTGCTCGCCGACTGGGGTCTGAACGACGACATCGCGGGTCTTGAGCGCTTCAGCCGCACCGTCGTCGAGGCGCTGGCCGACCGGGTGGCCGTGCTCAAGCCCCAGAGCGCGTTCTTCGAGCGCTTCGGGTCGCGGGGCATCGCCGTACTGGAGAAGTCGGTCGAGGAGGCGCGGCAGGCCGGTGCGCTGGTCGTCATGGACGCCAAGCGCGGCGACATCGGCTCGACGATGGCGGCGTACGCCTCCGCCTTCCTGGAGAAGGGCTCGCCGCTCTTCTCCGACGCGCTCACCGTCTCGCCGTACCTCGGCTACGGGTCGCTGAGGCCGGCGGTCGACCTCGCGCGGGAGAGCGGCTCGGGACTGTTCGTGCTCGCGCTGACCTCCAACCCGGAGGGCGGCGAGGTGCAGCACGCGGTACGCCCCGAGGACACGGCCCTGCGGAACGTGGGCGCGACCATGCTGGCGCATCTCGCCGAGGAGAACGCGGGGGAGACCCCGATGGGCTCCTTCGGGGCGGTCGTCGGCGCCACGCTCGGCGATCTGTCCTCGTACGACCTCGACATCAACGGCCCGCTCCTCGCGCCCGGAATCGGTGCCCAGGGGGCCACACCGGCCGATCTGCCGGGCGTGTTCGGCGCGGCGGTGCACCGGGTGGTCCCGAACGTCAGCCGGGGTGTTCTGCGTCACGGACCCGACATCGGCTCGCTACGCGCGTCATCGGACCTCTTCGCGGAGCAGATCAGGGCGGCCGTGGCGTCTGCCTAG
- a CDS encoding integration host factor, translating into MALPPLTPEQRAAALEKAAAARRERAEVKNRLKHSGASLHEVIKQGQENDVIGKMKVSALLESLPGVGKVRAKQIMERLGISESRRVRGLGSNQIASLEREFGGGAA; encoded by the coding sequence GTGGCTCTTCCGCCCCTTACCCCTGAACAGCGCGCAGCCGCGCTCGAAAAGGCCGCCGCGGCTCGCCGGGAGCGGGCCGAGGTCAAGAATCGACTCAAGCACTCCGGCGCCTCCCTTCACGAGGTCATCAAGCAGGGCCAGGAGAACGACGTCATCGGCAAGATGAAGGTCTCCGCCCTCCTGGAGTCCCTGCCGGGCGTGGGCAAGGTCCGCGCCAAGCAGATCATGGAGCGACTTGGCATCTCCGAGAGCCGCCGTGTGCGCGGTCTCGGCTCCAATCAGATCGCGTCTCTTGAGCGCGAGTTCGGCGGCGGTGCTGCCTGA
- the gmk gene encoding guanylate kinase, with protein MAATPRGTTPVPPDVRPRLTVLSGPSGVGKSTVVAHMRKEHPEVWLSVSATTRKPRPGEKHGVHYFFVSDEEMDKLIANGELLEWAEFAGNRYGTPRKAVLERLESGEPVLLEIDLQGARQVRESMSDALLVFLAPPSWEELVRRLTGRGTEPPEVIERRLEAAKIELAAEPEFDVTLVNTSVEDVARELLALMAVV; from the coding sequence ATGGCTGCAACACCCCGGGGGACGACCCCCGTACCCCCGGACGTACGTCCGCGGCTGACCGTGCTCTCCGGCCCCTCCGGGGTCGGCAAGAGCACGGTCGTCGCCCATATGCGCAAGGAACACCCCGAGGTCTGGCTCTCGGTGTCGGCGACGACCCGCAAGCCGCGCCCCGGGGAGAAGCACGGTGTCCACTACTTCTTCGTCAGCGACGAGGAGATGGACAAGCTGATCGCCAACGGCGAACTGCTCGAATGGGCGGAGTTCGCGGGCAACCGCTACGGGACACCGCGCAAGGCCGTGCTCGAACGGCTGGAGTCGGGTGAGCCGGTCCTCCTGGAGATCGATCTCCAGGGAGCCCGGCAGGTCCGCGAGTCCATGTCGGATGCTCTGCTCGTGTTCCTGGCTCCTCCCTCCTGGGAGGAGCTCGTGCGCAGGCTCACGGGGCGGGGCACCGAACCGCCCGAGGTGATCGAGCGCCGGCTGGAGGCCGCAAAGATCGAACTGGCGGCAGAGCCGGAGTTCGACGTCACCCTGGTCAACACCTCCGTCGAGGACGTGGCGCGCGAGCTGCTAGCCTTGATGGCAGTTGTGTGA
- the rpoZ gene encoding DNA-directed RNA polymerase subunit omega → MSSSISTPEGIINPPIDELLEATDSKYSLVIYAAKRARQINAYYSQLGEGLLEYVGPLVDTHVHEKPLSIALREINAGLLTSEAVEGPAQ, encoded by the coding sequence GTGTCCTCTTCCATCTCCACGCCCGAGGGCATCATCAACCCTCCGATCGACGAGCTCCTCGAGGCAACCGACTCGAAGTACAGCCTCGTGATCTACGCCGCCAAGCGCGCGCGCCAGATCAACGCGTACTACTCGCAGCTCGGTGAAGGCCTCCTTGAGTACGTCGGTCCCCTCGTCGACACGCATGTCCACGAGAAGCCGCTTTCGATCGCCCTGCGCGAGATCAACGCGGGTCTCCTGACGTCGGAGGCCGTCGAAGGCCCGGCGCAGTAG